Sequence from the Streptomyces sp. NBC_00358 genome:
TCGGCGACATAGGCCCGTACACCTTCGAAGACGTTCGCGCCCCAGAAGGCGCCCTGGCTGCGGGCGTGGATCACGCACTGGTCCCAGGGGACGAGCCGCCCGTTCAGCCAGGCGTACTCGGGGGTGGTCGCGGACATCAGCGGGTTCCTTTCACGAGAGGCCGGTCGAGGGCGGGCGAGCCGATGGCCCGGTGCAGCGCGGCGGTGAACTCGGCCCCGCTGCGTCCGCGGGCGGCGAGGTGGCCGTCCGGCCGGACGAGCCACCAGGTGCCCGGACCGGCCCCGTAGACGGCGAGCAGTGCGGAGTCGGCGGCGCGGGCGACGGTGACCTCGGGGGGCAGCGCGCCGGCCGGCGCCGGGTCCGGCAGCACCGCCACGATCCGCACCGGCGGGTCGGCGGGCCGGGCGCGCACCTGCGCGGCCAGGGCTTCGGCGGCCCGGGCGTCGGGGGCGAAGCACAGGGCGACGAAGCCGTCGCCGAGCAGTCGCCGCAGCCGGGTCCGGGTCCCGTCCACGTCCACGACGCCGTCGGGCGCGAAGGCGCCGAGCAGCGGGACACCGGGATCTGCCTCCACCAGCGGTGAGTCCCGGTAGACGTACGGTTCGGCCATACGGCCGCTGTTGACGCGGTCACTGGCCCGGCCCAGCCTGCGCGACAGCGTCAGCACGGCCGAACGGGCCCAGCGGCGCAGCGCGTTGGGCGGCACCATGAAGCGGATGGTCGCCTCGGTGACGCGCAGGTTCTCCAGCGCCGCCGCGTACCGCTCGGTGTGGTACGACTCCAGCAGTTCCTCGCCGGCCCGGCCCTCGGTGATCAGGGCGAGCTTCCAGGCGAGGTTGTCGGCGTCCTGGATGCCGCTGTTCATGCCGCGCGAGCCGTACGGCGGCAGGGCGTGCGCCGCGTCGCCCGCGAACAGGATCCGGCCGGCCCGCAGCCGGTCGACCACCCGCTGGTGGAAGCGGTAGGTGCTGACCCAGTCGATCTCGTACGGGACGTCGCCGATGACGTCCCGCACCCGCCGGTCGAACCGGCCGTCGGCGCGTTCGGCGTCGACGTCGGCGTCCGGAGGCAACTGCCAGTCGATGCGCCAGATGTCGTCCGGCTGCGGGTGCATCACCAGTTGGCGGCCGGGATTGAAGGGCGGGTCGTAGTGGAAGTGGCGTTCCTTGGCGAGCGGGAGCTTCGCCCTGATGTCGGTGATCAGGAACCGGTCCTTGTGGGTGTATCCGGTCCACTCGACGCCGACGAGCCGGCGCAGCGAGCTGCGGACACCGTCGGCGGCGACCAGGTGGCCGAAGCGAAGGGTGCGCTCGCCGTCGGGGGTGCGTGCCAGCACGGTGACCGAATCGGCGTCCTGGGTCACGTCCACGATCTCGTGGCCCCAGCGCAGCTCGCAGGCGGGGTGGGCCTCGGCCGCGTCCAGCAGGATCTGCTCGATGCGGTACTGGGAGATGTTGACGAAAGGCCCGAAGCCGGGGCCGTGCGGGTACTCGGCGGACCGGATCACCTTGTTGCGGACATAGGTGCGGGCGACGGTCCAGGTGACGCCCTCGTCCTTGATCGGCTGGGCGCAGCCGAACTTGTCGAGGATGTCGAGTACGTCTCCCTGGATCAGACAGGCCTTCGAGCCCTGTCTGACCAGTTCGGGGTCGGCGTCGAGCAGGACACTCGGTACGCCGAGGGAGGCGAGGCGCACCGCGGTCACCAGGCCGACGGGTCCGGCGCCCACGATGCCCACGGGCGCGTCCAGTTCGGTCATCGGGTCCTCGCCGTCCCTTCGCCACTCATCGCGTCCGGCACGTCGACGGTGCGGAACACCGGGATGTCGCGCACGGACTTCAGATAGGGGGTGCCCTCGGTGTAGCCGGTGCCGGTGGCCTCGCCGAGCATGCGCACGGCGAGGCGGTAGTGGGTCTGCCGCCAGCGCAGCAGCGCGCGGGCGAAGCCGGCCAGGGCGAGCTCCAGCCGCTCGACCTCCTCGGCGTCCAGGTCGCCGGAGTCGCGCGCCGCCAGGTAGGCGTCGTCGAGCGTGGGCCGGCCCAGCAGGACGCGGGTGCGGACCTCGGGCACCGAGCGGTAGGCGGGCGAGTCGACGCGCCCGGTGTCGGGGGTGCGGCACAGCGACTCGACGATCTTGTAGTTGCGTGACTGGATCGCGCTCGCGCCCTCGGTGAACGCGCGGAAGGTGCGGAACGCCTCGACCTGCATCGTCGCCAGCATGGAGAACAGCGGAGCGGACTCGCGCAGCGCCGCCGCGGAGCCGTTGACGAAGTGCAGCGCACGGTCGACCTTGCGCTCGTCCAACGCGTCGATCGCTGCCCGCAGTTGGACCGCGAGCAGTGCGAACGTGGTCTCGAAGGCCTGCAGCACGCGAAGGAACATGTACTCGTCGTGGGAGGTGTCCACCGGCAGCACCCCGAGTCGGACGGCCTGCCGCTCGGCGAGCGACATGTCGGCGGTGACCACGGAGCAGGCCTGACGGACCAGCCCCACGGGATCGCTGTCGCCGAGCCCGCCGTCCAGGGTCATCCGGGCGAGGGCCGGCCGGATGACCCGCAGCCCGTGCTTGCAGCGCTTGGCGACCAGTTCGGCCGTCGGCCGCATCTTGGGCAGCAGCGTGCTGCGGCCGTCCAGGGTGGCGAGTTCGAAGGAGAGCGCGTCCGTCACGAGCTGCGCCACGAGCCGGTCGCAGCGGGAACGGGCGAACACCGCCCGTTCCACGGGGTCGTTCACGCTGGGCAGCTGGAGCAGTTCGAGCGCGAGATAGGTGGGGTAGTCGTAACGCCCGTCCGGCTTGTCCAGGGCGGTGTTCAGGAACGCGGACAACAGCCGCACGTCCGGCCAGGGACAGTGCACGGTGGGTAACAACTCACGTATTCGGGAAAGGAGGCTGAGAAGTTCGGGGGCGACAAAGTGCTTGCCGACCTGGTGGTAGTGGCGCACGACCACTTCGTAGGGGAACTTCTGCGGGTCGGGGTCGTGGAGCCAGCACCGCAACTCTGCTTGTGGCATGAGAACCTGCCGTTCGACCGGTGATCGGACTGGTGGGGTTAGCGCTGTTTCGGTGCGCCGAGGGCCGCGCACAGTGCGGCCACGTCGTCGGCGTTGTTGTAGTAGTGGAAGGAGAGGCGTACGACGTCACCGCGCGGGCTCACCGCGATGCCCCGGTCGGCGAGCCGGGCGGCAAGGGCGGGTGGATCGGCGGCGAGCAGCCCGATGTGGGCGCCGCGCCGCTCACGGGGCAGGGCGCGTACCCGGTGTCCCAGAGCGGTCAGGCGGTCGCCCGCCAGGTCGGTGAGGTCGTGTACATGCGCCCGGACCGCGTTCGGGTCCAGGGAACGGATCAGCCGCAGCCCGGCGTTGGCCGCGTAACAGGCGGGGATCGCGGGTGTGCCGGTCTCGAAGCGCGCCGCCGTGGGCGCGAAGTCCAGCCGCCTGGGGTCGAAGGCGAAGGGGTCGACGCGGCCGAACCAGCCGGTCAGCCGCGGTTCGCGGGGCATGCCCCCGGGTTCGCGTACGTACAGGAAGGCGAGCCCGGGAAGGCCGAGCAGGTACTTCGCGGTGCCGGCGACGAGGTAGTCGCACTCCAGCCGTCGTACGTCGACGGGTGCGACCCCGACGGCCTGGTAGGCGTCGACGAACACGTCGGCGCCCGCGTCGTGGGCGGCCCGGGCGATCCGCTCGGCGGGCAGCCGGTCGGCGTCCTGGTAGCCGATCAGCGGCACCGATACGAGCCGGGTGCGCTCGTCCGTCAACTCGGCGTATTCCTCCGCCTGTTCGGCGTGAACGACCTCGGCACCGCGCGGTCGCTGGGCGAGCCAGACGTGCGCGACGGAGGGGAACTCCAAAGTGGTGGTGACCACCTTGGGCCGGGCCGTCCACTCCAGGGCGGACGCCACCTGGTAGGCGCCGACGGAGGCGTTGGGCACCACCGCGATCTGGTCGGTCCGGGCGCCGACGAGCGCGGCGAACTGTACGCGCGCCAGCCGCACCTGCTCCTCGAACAGGGCCCAGGGCGCGCCGCCGTCCGCCATGTCGTCGAGCATCCGCGCCAGTGCCGTATCCAGGTCCGCCGAGCGGGCTCCGAGGCTGCAGCCGGCCAGGTGGACACGGCGCTCCAGGACGGGGAAGCGCTTGCGGAACGCGTCGGGTGCCGGTGAGAGGTCCGGGTTCACGCGGACTCCGCCTCGTGATAGCGCCCCATGGGGCCGGTCTGCGTCAACTCGGTGCGGACGGCCCACAGCCGGGGGAAGAACTTGTACTCGATCAGCCGGGCCAGGACGTCCACAGGAGTGCCCTGGGTGCCGACCACCTGGGTGCCGATGATGCGGGTGGTGACCTTGTAGTGCCGCACCCGCCACAGGGAGACCCGCTCGTCCCACTCCACGAGGGCCTCGGCCAGCCGGTGTTCGGCGCTGCCCTGGCGGTCGCGGTACAACTCGGCGAGTTCGACGCCCCGTTCGGCGATCAGCGTCGTGAACACGCTGTCGAGCAGGCGTCCGCACCGCTGCACCGAGCGCCAGCCGGGCGAGTCCGCGCCGGAGCCGTGGCCGAGCACGGTGCGAATCGTCTGGAAGTCCCACGGCGACAGATGGCGCATCATCTCCAGCTGCCCGGTGATCAGTTCGACGCCGAGGGAGGCCCGGCGCAGCAGGGCGACGGCGGCGTCCGGTTCGCCCGCCCGGATCCGCGCGGCGGCCTCCCCCAGTTCGGAACCCGCCAGCTTGAGCCACAGTTCGGTCGACTGGTGGACGACCTGGAAGAGCAACTCGTCGCGGTGGACGACGTCTTCGGGGCGTCTCTGGAGCGAGAGCAGGGCGTCCGTGCGCATGTAGCGCGCGTAGTCGTCCTTGCCTTCGCCGTCCAGGATCTGCTCGGAGTAGTCCCTCATCGCGACACCTCGGGTATGCGTACGGTCAACGGCTCGACGGGTTCGGCGCTCACCCGGAAGTGAGCGGCCGTGGCGGTCAGCGCGGTCTCCACCTCGGCGCTCGACGCGCCCCGGAAGCGGAACCGGCCGCCGACGTGTTCGTAGTAGGCGTCCGCGTCGGGCAGCACCTCGCCGGGACGCAGCAGCGCCTCGGCGTAGGGTCCGGGGCGGCGGCCGGTCATGGGGGTGGCCTCGGTGATCACGCAGGGGCGGGCGGCGGGCGCGGGCACCAGCAGCCAGCCGCCGACGGCCCGGCCTGTCGGACGGGGCGGCGTGACGGGGCGGCGCCCGAGCTGCAGGTCGAACGCGGCCCGCATCAGGTCGTAGCCGTGCACCTCGCGCCAGACGAAGGGGATCTCGGCGCCGCCGACCCGGGCGCCCACCTCCAGGAAGACGCAGTGCGTCCGCCCGCCCCGGCGCTCGACGAACAGCTCCAGGTGGAACGGTGTCGGACCGGTGGTCAGCGCCCGCAGGAAGGCGGTGGCCGCGGTGGTGACCGCCCGGTTGACCCGGGGATCGTCCTCCTCGACCGAACCGAGGAAGGTCCTGTCGTCGCGGAAGCCCAGGCAGCTGTTGACATAGCGGGAGGCGCGCAGACAGGTGGCCCTGCGGCCGTCGAAGACACCGTCGACGTGGTAGATCGGGTGCGGGTTGAACGCCTGGACGATCAGGGGCCGCCCGGCCGGGTCCGGCAGCGCGGCCAGGTCTTCGGGGCCCCGCAGGACGAGCACGCCGTCGCTGGAACCGCCGACGCGCGGTTTGACGACGAGCGGCCAGCCGGCGCGGCGCCCGAGGGCGAGCACCGAGTCGGCGTCGTCGACGACGCGGAACTCGGGCACCGGCAGGCCGGCCCGGTCGACCGCCCGGCACATCAGGTACTTGTCGCGGAACGCCACGAGTTCGGCGGTGCGCGGCCCCGGCAGGTTCCACTCCTCGCGCAGCCGGGCGCCGGTCATCAGATCGCCCTCCTTGAGCGCGACGACGCCCTGCGGCCGCCCGTGCCGGCGGGCCAGGGTGTGCACCGCGGCGCGTACGTCGGCGAGGTCCTCGGTGCTGGTGACGGTCACGGTGTCGGCCGCCGCCGCCGGGACGGCGTCCTGCCCGACACGGGTGCTCACATAGGTCACCCGGTGGGTGGCGTGGTCGAGATAGCGGGCGTATTCGGCGTACTGCTCCTTCCATCGGTTGACGACCACGACATGTGATCGTCCGTCGGCGTCCGGAGGGTGTCCGGTCATGCCGCAGGCTCCCTTCACGGGCTACGTGGGTGTACGGCGCCCAGGCACGGCTCTGGGCGGGGTGGGCTCAGGGCCGGGCGAATGCGGTGTGTGCCGCCTCGGGGTGGCGGGTCGTCGGGGCGGGGGTGACCCCGGCCCGCCGCCGGGCGGGTCAGGCGGGAACGGTGAAGACGCAGGTGCCTCGGGTGCCTGGGTTGGCGTAGGCCACGACGGCGCCGTCCTCGGGTCTGAGGGCGCGGACGAAGGCCCCGGCGTATCCCTCGGCGTCGACGAAGACGCCCCAGTTGGCCACCCAGTCCTGGGTGTCTCCGGTGTCCGCGTCCAGCACCGGCTCGCCGGCCGGGCGGACGCGTTCCTGCACCACGTGGTCGCCCGTGGTGCGGGTGGCGAGGGCCTCCTGCCACTGGGCGTCGGTGACCTCGTGGCCGACCACCGTGCCGACTCCGCCGTGGCCGACGCCCGGCTTGAGGACCAGATTCTCGCGATCGGTCCGGCAGCGCTCCAGCAACTCGGTGTGCTCATCTGCGGGTTGGCCGGCTCGGCTCAGCAGCCGGGTCCAGGGCATGACGCGGTCGACGACGGCGCGTTCCGTGTCGGAGAGCGTCCGGCGCACCCGCGGGTCGTGCAGCATCGCGAGGCTGCCCTTGCTGGCGAACATCGCCCCTTCGAGGGTCGTGTAGAACGCCGTACGGCCCGTCCGGTGGGCGGTGAGCAGCAGATCGAGGGTCGCGCGGGCCGCCGGATCGTCGACGATCTCGCTCGCGACGAAGTAGCGCAGGACGACGTCGAGCCGCGTCCCGTGCAGCGTGATCTTGCCGTTCTCCTCGCCCAGTTCGCCGATCTCGCCGAGGAGCAGCCGTACCCCGTGGCCGAGCATGGCCTCCTGGAGGGCGGCGAAGACGTGCCGGTACGCGGCGAGTCCGCCGTTGGCCTCGACGAGCGCGACGACCGGCTCGCCGCAGGTGACGGGCGCTGCCGCGCGCCGCAGCGAGGCGGCCACCCGGGCGACGGTGTCGACGTGGCCGAGCCGGTGCCGCTCCGCGAACTCCTTGAAAGCGGGCACCTGGAGGAAGGCTCGGTTGAGCTGCGCCGAGTCGGTGCCGCCGAGCTGGCTGCCGACGTTGAGTTCGAGGAGCCTGAAGGAGGTGCCGTCGTGGTAGGCGTCGGCCCTGGCGTGCACCGGCGGCTGCCCGGTCGCCCCGCGGGACATCAGCTCGGCGAGCCGTGGGTCCATTCCGAGGGCGGCGCAGTAGCGCAGCGGATCGCCGTCGTAGAGGCGGTCGGGCAGGGAGACGAGAAGGCCGAACAGGGCCTTCAGGTCATCGGCGAACGCCGTGATCTCGGATTCCGGGACGAACAGCGGCCGGTCGAGCAGCAACTTTCCGTAGGAGTCTCCATAGGTTTCCGGAAGGTGCAGTTCGCGTGCCGCGCGGCGCAGCGGCGAACCATGATCCTGACATTTCCCGACGTACTTCCTTGTCACGTCCCTGGACACCCGCGAAGCTCCCTCGAAACGGCGTGTGCGGTACCGGCCTGTCGGAACGAGGCGCATTGTCGGAACCTCGTCGGGCGCGACGAGTTTGCAGGAGTCCACACCGATATCTGGGAATTCTCAGCGTGATCACAAAGCCCCCGTACGGTCGATCTGGTCAAGCAGACGCAGTCAACTTGCAGCTGGGTGACAGGTCAATCATTTTGTCATCGCACTGCTGGGCGGAGGGGCGCATTCCTGCCCCTGCCGCGGGGCGGGCGCGTCACGCCGGCTCGCTTCCGCCACCTGCCCGGCGAGACAACGGCGGCGCGGAGGGCGGGGACGGCCCGTTACGCTGCCTTGACCTGGTTCTTGACTGAAATTCCGTCTACACGCATGCGGCTTCCCGGCCCGCGATCAGCCACTGCCGGCAGCTCGGCCCGAGAACGTCGGGGGCGAACTCGGTTGTCATCGAGGGGAGTCCACCGCCCACCAGGACGGTCGGGCCGACCGCGGGCGGATGCCCGTGCACCACGTCGTCGGCGACCTCGCCGGGGACGATGCCGCGGCGGAAGATGCCCGGACGGGTAAGGGGCCGTGCCGGGGAGTACGCACGATGATCGGCTCAGGCCCGTCCCGGGGGGAGCGCGAGGCGAAGACGGAGCGTCAGCGCCTGGCAACGGGGGCGTAGGACATCGCCGGCCCCGATTTGCCCAGGCAGGCCGGTGAGCGATGCGGCGTCGCCGAACGGCGGCGCCGCATCGCTCACGAGTCGAACGCGGGCAGAAGGCCGGCCGGGAAGACCTTGCGGTCGCGGACGGAGCCCGGGCCGGCCGGTGCGGGCCGTCAGCCGCCGACGGGGCCGGTGTAGGTGCCCGGGTGCGTGGCACCGTCCTGGAGCAGGAGGCTGCCACCGGGCCAGGCCAGGGTGGCCGAGGTGGTCTCGTTCGGCGGGGTGACGACGACCGAGGTGGCCTTGAACTCGGTGCCGCTGCCCTGGGTCCACGGCAGGAAGGTGATCGTGAACGTCGCGCTGCTGCCGGCGGGCAGGGTGACCTTCTTGGGCGCCACACTGCTGCGGGTCAGCGACCAGCTGCCGCTGGAGGACTTCAGGTCGACCCCGGGGAAGCCCTGGAGGGTGCACGCGGCGGACGTCTTGTTCTTGAGCACCACGGCCCCTCGCTGCTGGTCGTCCGAGCTGCTGACCTTGCCGTCGCCGGAGCCGAACGAGAAGCCCAGCCCGGCGGTGTGGCAGCGGGCGGCGCCGGTGCTGGTGCCCGTACCGCCGGTGCCCGAACTGCTGTCCGTGCCCTTGGTGGCACCCGCGTTCTCGGTCGCGGTACCGCTGGACGCGGTGGTCGCGGGCGAGGCGACGGGTGCGGACGACTGACCGTCCGAGGCGCTGCTGCTGCTGCTGCCGCCGCTGTCGCTCCCGCAGGCGGTGAGTGTCAGGGCCAGCGTGGACGTGGCGGCGAGTGCGGCGGCGGCGTGGAACAGTCGCATGGTGATTCTTCCCTGTTGCTTGTACGGGCGCCGGTGGGCTCCGTGTTGATCATTATTGTGTGAGGAGAGTCTCGACAGCCCGGTAACAGGAATGTCCTGGCCTGGCAGCAGCCCTCCACGACGGCATTCGGAGCACTCGCCGGCGGATCCGGATCAGCCGGCATCCCGTCCTGTCCATGGCGTAGTTCGGCCGCGCCCGGCGCGCATGCTGCAGCGTCGCGCGGGTCTCGGGACCGGGCACGCCGGTGGGGCCCCAGCACAGGACGGGCGTGCCCGGTGCCTACGAGCGGATACTCACCGCGCCGGCGTTCCACGGACGGCCCGAGGCGGTCTTCTGGTGGGAGCGCAGGGACGGCTCGTACCGGATCATCCGTGAAGCCATCGGGGTTCCGCCCGGAATCCGAGCCAGGGCGATGCGGTGGTGATCAAATCGTTGCCGTCCCGCCTACAACCGCGAACAACCCTTCTCTGTCCCACAGTTGGCCGTTGAGGATGATCCTCTGGCCGGTGCGCCCGCTCGCCCGGTTCAGGCCGCAGGGGAAAGGACAGGCTTGAGGATGAGGAAGGCAAGGATGGGCAGGACGGTGTGGAGCGCGGTGGCGGCCGGGGGAGCGGCGGTCGTGTTCACCGGGGTCGCGGCGGTGCCGGCCGGGGCGGCGGAGGGAGGGGTCTCCTTCACCCGGGTCGCGGTGAACGGCGGGAAGCCGATCGTCATCGGGGTCAAGGAGGAGGTCGAAGTGCCGGCGTCCTTCCGGATGACGACCAGGCTCAAATACGACTTCGGGCCGACGGTGCTTCCCTACCGGGGGAAGCTCGAGACGGGGGACAGGCTGTACAGCTCCGTCATCACCAGCGACTGCGAGGTCGTGGACAAGGCGAACGGAGTCTGCGACTTCAAGGAGTGGCTGTACGTCGACCCGCGGAGCCTTGACCTCGGAAACGAGGACGCCGGTACCTGGAAGACCGCCGCTCGGGTCTTTCTCCCCGGTGACGCCTACGACACGGACGACGTGAACCTCCCGTTGCAGGTCAAGCGGGCTACACGCGTCACGGTCAACGCCTCGCCGGAGCCGGTCGCGGCAGGGAAGACGATCACCGTGACCGGGCAGGTCACACGGGCGAACTGGGACACCCACAAGTACCAGGGGTACGCGGGCCGCACGGTGAGCCTGCAGTTCAAGGCGGCGGGCGCCTCCTCGTACACGACCGTCAAGAAGGCGACATCGAACAGCACCGGGTCGCTCAAGACCACGGTGAAGGCCGCCGGGCCGGGAACGTGGCGGTGGACGTACTACGGGAACTCCACCTCCGGGGCGAAGTCGTCGACCGGCGACTACGTCGCCGTGCGGTAGGCGACGCGCGCGGACCGCCTCCTCACACCCGTGCACGGGACATCCGCGGGTTGACGGCAACTCTCCAGCCGTACGACAGGGCCTCCCGTGCTCAAGCGCAGGGGGTGCCGTCGCCATGGCGACGGCACCCCAGCCTGTGTCAGGAGTGGTCGGTCACGTCGCCATTCGTGCGGTTGTCGATGTGGTCGCCGACAGGGCTGGCGCCGGCCCGGCAACCGGAGCAGCGCGCACCGGAGCTATGTCGATCAAGCACGGGTCACGCAGGGAGCGGGAGCGGTGCCGCCCTGCGGCGGCGGGTGCGTCAGCTCTGCGCGGTGTCGTCGCCCGCCTGCCCGGCGCCCTCAGACGCGCCTGCCTTCTCGCGCATCTTGCGCACCAGCTCCGCCTTCCGGTCGGCCGCACCCTGGCGGTCGAGGTTGCGGTGCGGACCGTTGTTCTGCCGTTCGGCGCGGGACAGCTTCTTGCGCTGGCCGCCGCCCATGCCCACGGGGTTGTTGATGTTCTTGCTCACGGTCACGGGTTCTCCCGGTAATGATGTGAAGTGATCTACGGATTCAGCGGTGGGGACGGGCGGCGCCGTCGAAGGAGGTCAGCGGGGGCCCGTCACGCTCTCACTCGTGAATCGGCGTCTGGAAGAATATGACAAAGACGTTACCCGGTTCCGTCGGCCCCGCACACCAACCCATTCGCCGTCCCGGCCTCGTCCGGATCTTCGGCGAGGGCCCGGGTCAGCCGTTTCCTTCCGGGAATCTCGGCACCTGCCGGCACCTGCCGACGGTCGCCGCCCGCGAGGGGTACGAATCGGGAGCTGGCGTGCAAGCCTGGCTGGGTCGACAGTGGGATGCGCGAAGGGTGCCCGACCGGTGAAACACCAGGTCAGGCGCCCCTTTCGTGCGCCTAGAAGAAGCCCAGCTTCTTCGGCGAGTGGGACACCAGGAGATTCTTCGTCTGCTGGCCGGTACAGGTGGCACGCGTCGCTGACCTGCGTAAAACGTGGCCACGTTGGAGCCTTCGGCCCGGGAATGGTCCGGATCTTGTCCTCGGCTAGACGAGCCTGGTCATCTGCCGACGGCGCACCCCCTCGGCCCGTGGACAGTTCCGAGCGGATGTGCTGGCCCGCCCAGGGCTACGGCGAGGTGGGCAGGTGCGGGGAGCGGAGTACGAGGAGGGTGATCTCGCGGGCGCCGCGGGGGCCGGACCGGGCCAGTCGGGTCCGAAGGGCTCGGTCCCTCGCCCAGTTCGTCCTCCGCGTTCTCCTCCCAGAACTCCGCGAGCGCCTCGTCGGCGTCGTGGTCACCTGGGTAGGACGTCTCCTGCGGTTGCAACTCCCAGTCCGCCGGGCCGCCTTGACTGCCACCGACGTCCACGAGGACCGGCAGCGGCCCGGCCCGGGTGGCCTGTCCGCCCAGAGCGCTCCAGTTTCCGGGCGCGCCGGACTTGCCGGAGTGTCACAGCCGGGGCTTGACCGACGGGTCGTCCGCCGAGGCCTCGATCAGTCTCCCGGGCGGGAGCCGCAGGCCCAGGGAACGGCGGCTCGGGTCGGTCGCCGGTGTGGGCAGCGGATCGGGAAGAGTCGCCATATCGGTGACTGTAGGGGCAGGCACTGACAGCGGACTCTCGTCCACCTCGCTTGCGAAGCATTCCCTCCCGCCGCCCGTCGCGGGCAGGAAGCAGGCCTGGACTACGGTTCCCGGGCGGGTCGCGGTCATGGGGGTGTGGACGTAGGTGTCCGCCTCGGCACGGTTGTTCACCCGGGCGACGCGGCCCCGCAGTTCGACCCCGTCGCCGATCCGCGTACCCCACATCCGTGCCCAACTGGTCCCGCACACCCTGCTGTACCGCAGTTGCACCGAGGCTCCCGTGGAGGTGAGGTGCTCGGTCAGGGTCTCGGGCGCGGCGCCGCACGTCGTGACCGCCGGATCTCTGCCCTCGCAGTCGGTGTCCCGGCAGCTCGGGCCGGTGGCGGACGGGGACGCCGACGGCCGTGCCGGATCGCTCCGGTGGGGGACGAGGAGAAGGCTGAGCAGGACCGCCCCGAACACCAGGGCGGAAACCGCCGCGAGGACCGCCGCGGCCGTCGCCTCCCGTTGGCCGGAGGACGGGGATGCTTCAGGCGTAGGCGTAGGCGTAG
This genomic interval carries:
- a CDS encoding FAD-dependent monooxygenase — protein: MTELDAPVGIVGAGPVGLVTAVRLASLGVPSVLLDADPELVRQGSKACLIQGDVLDILDKFGCAQPIKDEGVTWTVARTYVRNKVIRSAEYPHGPGFGPFVNISQYRIEQILLDAAEAHPACELRWGHEIVDVTQDADSVTVLARTPDGERTLRFGHLVAADGVRSSLRRLVGVEWTGYTHKDRFLITDIRAKLPLAKERHFHYDPPFNPGRQLVMHPQPDDIWRIDWQLPPDADVDAERADGRFDRRVRDVIGDVPYEIDWVSTYRFHQRVVDRLRAGRILFAGDAAHALPPYGSRGMNSGIQDADNLAWKLALITEGRAGEELLESYHTERYAAALENLRVTEATIRFMVPPNALRRWARSAVLTLSRRLGRASDRVNSGRMAEPYVYRDSPLVEADPGVPLLGAFAPDGVVDVDGTRTRLRRLLGDGFVALCFAPDARAAEALAAQVRARPADPPVRIVAVLPDPAPAGALPPEVTVARAADSALLAVYGAGPGTWWLVRPDGHLAARGRSGAEFTAALHRAIGSPALDRPLVKGTR
- a CDS encoding tryptophan 2,3-dioxygenase, with protein sequence MPQAELRCWLHDPDPQKFPYEVVVRHYHQVGKHFVAPELLSLLSRIRELLPTVHCPWPDVRLLSAFLNTALDKPDGRYDYPTYLALELLQLPSVNDPVERAVFARSRCDRLVAQLVTDALSFELATLDGRSTLLPKMRPTAELVAKRCKHGLRVIRPALARMTLDGGLGDSDPVGLVRQACSVVTADMSLAERQAVRLGVLPVDTSHDEYMFLRVLQAFETTFALLAVQLRAAIDALDERKVDRALHFVNGSAAALRESAPLFSMLATMQVEAFRTFRAFTEGASAIQSRNYKIVESLCRTPDTGRVDSPAYRSVPEVRTRVLLGRPTLDDAYLAARDSGDLDAEEVERLELALAGFARALLRWRQTHYRLAVRMLGEATGTGYTEGTPYLKSVRDIPVFRTVDVPDAMSGEGTARTR
- a CDS encoding aminotransferase class V-fold PLP-dependent enzyme, with the translated sequence MNPDLSPAPDAFRKRFPVLERRVHLAGCSLGARSADLDTALARMLDDMADGGAPWALFEEQVRLARVQFAALVGARTDQIAVVPNASVGAYQVASALEWTARPKVVTTTLEFPSVAHVWLAQRPRGAEVVHAEQAEEYAELTDERTRLVSVPLIGYQDADRLPAERIARAAHDAGADVFVDAYQAVGVAPVDVRRLECDYLVAGTAKYLLGLPGLAFLYVREPGGMPREPRLTGWFGRVDPFAFDPRRLDFAPTAARFETGTPAIPACYAANAGLRLIRSLDPNAVRAHVHDLTDLAGDRLTALGHRVRALPRERRGAHIGLLAADPPALAARLADRGIAVSPRGDVVRLSFHYYNNADDVAALCAALGAPKQR
- a CDS encoding tryptophan 2,3-dioxygenase family protein, whose product is MRDYSEQILDGEGKDDYARYMRTDALLSLQRRPEDVVHRDELLFQVVHQSTELWLKLAGSELGEAAARIRAGEPDAAVALLRRASLGVELITGQLEMMRHLSPWDFQTIRTVLGHGSGADSPGWRSVQRCGRLLDSVFTTLIAERGVELAELYRDRQGSAEHRLAEALVEWDERVSLWRVRHYKVTTRIIGTQVVGTQGTPVDVLARLIEYKFFPRLWAVRTELTQTGPMGRYHEAESA
- a CDS encoding ATP-grasp domain-containing protein, which gives rise to MTGHPPDADGRSHVVVVNRWKEQYAEYARYLDHATHRVTYVSTRVGQDAVPAAAADTVTVTSTEDLADVRAAVHTLARRHGRPQGVVALKEGDLMTGARLREEWNLPGPRTAELVAFRDKYLMCRAVDRAGLPVPEFRVVDDADSVLALGRRAGWPLVVKPRVGGSSDGVLVLRGPEDLAALPDPAGRPLIVQAFNPHPIYHVDGVFDGRRATCLRASRYVNSCLGFRDDRTFLGSVEEDDPRVNRAVTTAATAFLRALTTGPTPFHLELFVERRGGRTHCVFLEVGARVGGAEIPFVWREVHGYDLMRAAFDLQLGRRPVTPPRPTGRAVGGWLLVPAPAARPCVITEATPMTGRRPGPYAEALLRPGEVLPDADAYYEHVGGRFRFRGASSAEVETALTATAAHFRVSAEPVEPLTVRIPEVSR
- a CDS encoding DUF4232 domain-containing protein, with protein sequence MRLFHAAAALAATSTLALTLTACGSDSGGSSSSSASDGQSSAPVASPATTASSGTATENAGATKGTDSSSGTGGTGTSTGAARCHTAGLGFSFGSGDGKVSSSDDQQRGAVVLKNKTSAACTLQGFPGVDLKSSSGSWSLTRSSVAPKKVTLPAGSSATFTITFLPWTQGSGTEFKATSVVVTPPNETTSATLAWPGGSLLLQDGATHPGTYTGPVGG
- a CDS encoding DUF6243 family protein is translated as MTVSKNINNPVGMGGGQRKKLSRAERQNNGPHRNLDRQGAADRKAELVRKMREKAGASEGAGQAGDDTAQS
- a CDS encoding helix-turn-helix domain-containing protein; amino-acid sequence: MTRPEPSPENARLAAGLRELKDRTGLSLAGLAAKTTFSKSSWERYLKGRTLPPRPAIQELCRLAGEPNSRCLALWEIARSENSGPKEPAQPQLTAPPPTPGPTPAPTPTPTPTPTPEASPSSGQREATAAAVLAAVSALVFGAVLLSLLLVPHRSDPARPSASPSATGPSCRDTDCEGRDPAVTTCGAAPETLTEHLTSTGASVQLRYSRVCGTSWARMWGTRIGDGVELRGRVARVNNRAEADTYVHTPMTATRPGTVVQACFLPATGGGRECFASEVDESPLSVPAPTVTDMATLPDPLPTPATDPSRRSLGLRLPPGRLIEASADDPSVKPRL